In a single window of the Zea mays cultivar B73 chromosome 5, Zm-B73-REFERENCE-NAM-5.0, whole genome shotgun sequence genome:
- the LOC109939591 gene encoding classical arabinogalactan protein 9-like translates to MPTYGMPPPEFALPMPMLAPPPPPPPPSQFPMGFQTPPASVAAPGDGSGQDDPTHSWVNNLFSTHSPAGGGGDGYE, encoded by the exons atgccgacatatgggatgccgcctccggagtttgcactgccaatgccaatgttggcgcctccaccaccgcctccgcctccgtcacaattccctatg ggatttcagacaccacccgcttcagttgccgcacctggagatgggtctggtcaggACGACCCAACACATTCGTGGGTGAACAATCTTTTCAGCACGCatagtccagccggaggaggtggcgatggatatgagtga
- the LOC103627571 gene encoding protein NRT1/ PTR FAMILY 7.2 isoform X1: protein MSANDGAGDTKMRAIVVVEEGEMSAPAATPKQGKCCEYTLDGSVDMKGRPAVKGKSGGWLAGALILVNQGLATLAFFGVNVNLVLFLTRVLGQSNGDAANNVSKWTGTVYMFSLIGAFLSDSYWGRYKTCAIFQAIFVLGLALLSVSSHLYLIRPDGCGMEHAPCGPHSGKELGIFYIALYMIAFGNGGYQPNIATLGADQFDEEDPAEAHSKVSFFSYFYLALNLGSLFSNTFLSYLEDKGSWALGFWASTAAAATALLLFLSGTLRYRYFQPGGNPIGRIGQVAIAACRNWKAGVSTEVVSLYEGDEKADAGGRKLLHTQGFSFLDRAAHADTDSKLGARDPWKLCSVTQVEEVKSILRLLPIWLCTILYSVVFTQMASLFVVQGAAMRRTTPFSGFSVPPSSMSAFDILTVAATIFLYRRTICPFLARLSGRPAGPTELQRMGLGLVVGALAMTTAGTVEHFRKARATAAMSSDLHIMWQVPQYALIGVSEVMMYVGQLEFFNGQMPDGLKSFGSALCMMSMSLGNYFSDIIVSAVTRLTTTRGRSGWIPADLNEGHLDKFYFLLAVLAVADFAVYLVCASRYGSGKVDGRSSDDEEEGAAGQVTSPAYA from the exons ATG TCTGCGAACGACGGCGCCGGCGACACGAAGATGAGGGCGATCGTCGTCGTAGAGGAAGGGGAGATGAGCGCGCCGGCGGCGACGCCGAAGCAGGGCAAGTGCTGCGAGTACACGCTGGACGGCTCCGTCGACATGAAGGGCCGGCCGGCGGTCAAGGGGAAATCAGGAGGGTGGCTTGCCGGTGCTCTAATCCTCG TGAACCAGGGCCTGGCGACGCTGGCTTTCTTCGGCGTGAACGTGAACCTGGTGCTGTTCCTGACCCGGGTGCTGGGGCAGAGCAATGGCGACGCCGCCAACAACGTCAGCAAGTGGACGGGCACCGTGTACATGTTCTCCCTCATCGGCGCCTTCCTCAGCGACTCCTACTGGGGACGCTACAAGACCTGCGCCATCTTCCAGGCCATCTTTGTCCTC GGCCTCGCGCTGCTGTCGGTGTCGTCGCACCTCTACCTAATCAGGCCGGACGGGTGCGGCATGGAGCACGCGCCCTGCGGCCCGCACTCCGGCAAGGAGCTGGGGATCTTCTACATCGCGCTGTACATGATCGCCTTCGGCAACGGCGGGTACCAGCCCAACATCGCCACCCTGGGCGCCGACCAGTTCGACGAGGAGGACCCCGCCGAGGCGCACTCCAAGGTCTCCTTCTTCAGCTACTTCTACCTCGCCCTCAACCTCGGCTCGCTCTTCTCCAACACCTTCCTCAGCTACCTCGAGGACAAGGGCAGCTGGGCGCTCGGCTTCTGGgcctccaccgccgccgccgccacagcGCTCCTGCTTTTCCTCAGCGGCACGCTCCGGTACCGCTATTTCCAGCCCGGAGGGAACCCGATCGGAAGGATTGGCCAGGTCGCCATCGCCGCGTGCAGGAACTGGAAGGCGGGCGTGTCGACCGAAGTGGTAAGCCTGTACGAGGGCGACGAGAAGGCGGATGCCGGTGGCAGGAAGCTTCTGCACACGCAAGGGTTCAG TTTCTTGGACCGCGCGGCGCACGCGGACACTGACTCCAAGCTCGGCGCGCGCGATCCCTGGAAGCTGTGCTCGGTGACGCAGGTGGAGGAGGTCAAGAGCATCCTGAGGCTCCTCCCCATCTGGCTCTGCACCATCCTCTACTCCGTTGTCTTCACCCAGATGGCCTCGCTCTTTGTCGTGCAGGGCGCCGCGATGCGCCGCACCACCCCGTTCTCCGGCTTCTCCGTCCCGCCCTCCAGCATGTCGGCCTTCGACATTCTCACAGTCGCCGCCACGATTTTCCTGTACCGCCGCACTATCTGCCCGTTCCTAGCGCGGCTCAGCGGCCGCCCGGCTGGCCCCACCGAGCTGCAGAGGATGGGCCTCGGCCTGGTCGTGGGTGCCCTGGCCATGACCACGGCCGGGACGGTCGAGCACTTCCGGAAGGCCAGGGCCACCGCAGCGATGAGCAGCGACCTGCATATCATGTGGCAGGTGCCGCAGTATGCGCTGATCGGCGTGTCGGAGGTGATGATGTACGTCGGGCAGCTCGAGTTCTTCAACGGCCAGATGCCCGACGGGCTCAAAAGCTTCGGGAGCGCGCTGTGCATGATGTCCATGTCGCTCGGCAACTACTTCAGTGACATCATCGTGAGCGCGGTGACCAGGCTCACCACGACGCGAGGGCGGTCCGGGTGGATCCCGGCTGACCTCAACGAGGGGCACCTCGACAAGTTCTACTTCCTGCTCGCCGTGCTGGCCGTCGCGGACTTCGCGGTGTACCTCGTATGCGCGAGCCGCTACGGGAGCGGCAAAGTGGACGGGAGGAGCAGCGACGACGAGGAGGAGGGAGCGGCCGGTCAGGTGACATCCCCGGCTTACGCATGA
- the LOC103627571 gene encoding protein NRT1/ PTR FAMILY 7.3 isoform X2 yields MSANDGAGDTKMRAIVVVEEGEMSAPAATPKQGKCCEYTLDGSVDMKGRPAVKGKSGGWLAGALILVNQGLATLAFFGVNVNLVLFLTRVLGQSNGDAANNVSKWTGTVYMFSLIGAFLSDSYWGRYKTCAIFQAIFVLGLALLSVSSHLYLIRPDGCGMEHAPCGPHSGKELGIFYIALYMIAFGNGGYQPNIATLGADQFDEEDPAEAHSKVSFFSYFYLALNLGSLFSNTFLSYLEDKGSWALGFWASTAAAATALLLFLSGTLRYRYFQPGGNPIGRIGQVAIAACRNWKAGVSTEVVSLYEGDEKADAGGRKLLHTQGFSFLDRAAHADTDSKLGARDPWKLCSVTQVEEGAAMRRTTPFSGFSVPPSSMSAFDILTVAATIFLYRRTICPFLARLSGRPAGPTELQRMGLGLVVGALAMTTAGTVEHFRKARATAAMSSDLHIMWQVPQYALIGVSEVMMYVGQLEFFNGQMPDGLKSFGSALCMMSMSLGNYFSDIIVSAVTRLTTTRGRSGWIPADLNEGHLDKFYFLLAVLAVADFAVYLVCASRYGSGKVDGRSSDDEEEGAAGQVTSPAYA; encoded by the exons ATG TCTGCGAACGACGGCGCCGGCGACACGAAGATGAGGGCGATCGTCGTCGTAGAGGAAGGGGAGATGAGCGCGCCGGCGGCGACGCCGAAGCAGGGCAAGTGCTGCGAGTACACGCTGGACGGCTCCGTCGACATGAAGGGCCGGCCGGCGGTCAAGGGGAAATCAGGAGGGTGGCTTGCCGGTGCTCTAATCCTCG TGAACCAGGGCCTGGCGACGCTGGCTTTCTTCGGCGTGAACGTGAACCTGGTGCTGTTCCTGACCCGGGTGCTGGGGCAGAGCAATGGCGACGCCGCCAACAACGTCAGCAAGTGGACGGGCACCGTGTACATGTTCTCCCTCATCGGCGCCTTCCTCAGCGACTCCTACTGGGGACGCTACAAGACCTGCGCCATCTTCCAGGCCATCTTTGTCCTC GGCCTCGCGCTGCTGTCGGTGTCGTCGCACCTCTACCTAATCAGGCCGGACGGGTGCGGCATGGAGCACGCGCCCTGCGGCCCGCACTCCGGCAAGGAGCTGGGGATCTTCTACATCGCGCTGTACATGATCGCCTTCGGCAACGGCGGGTACCAGCCCAACATCGCCACCCTGGGCGCCGACCAGTTCGACGAGGAGGACCCCGCCGAGGCGCACTCCAAGGTCTCCTTCTTCAGCTACTTCTACCTCGCCCTCAACCTCGGCTCGCTCTTCTCCAACACCTTCCTCAGCTACCTCGAGGACAAGGGCAGCTGGGCGCTCGGCTTCTGGgcctccaccgccgccgccgccacagcGCTCCTGCTTTTCCTCAGCGGCACGCTCCGGTACCGCTATTTCCAGCCCGGAGGGAACCCGATCGGAAGGATTGGCCAGGTCGCCATCGCCGCGTGCAGGAACTGGAAGGCGGGCGTGTCGACCGAAGTGGTAAGCCTGTACGAGGGCGACGAGAAGGCGGATGCCGGTGGCAGGAAGCTTCTGCACACGCAAGGGTTCAG TTTCTTGGACCGCGCGGCGCACGCGGACACTGACTCCAAGCTCGGCGCGCGCGATCCCTGGAAGCTGTGCTCGGTGACGCAGGTGGAGGAG GGCGCCGCGATGCGCCGCACCACCCCGTTCTCCGGCTTCTCCGTCCCGCCCTCCAGCATGTCGGCCTTCGACATTCTCACAGTCGCCGCCACGATTTTCCTGTACCGCCGCACTATCTGCCCGTTCCTAGCGCGGCTCAGCGGCCGCCCGGCTGGCCCCACCGAGCTGCAGAGGATGGGCCTCGGCCTGGTCGTGGGTGCCCTGGCCATGACCACGGCCGGGACGGTCGAGCACTTCCGGAAGGCCAGGGCCACCGCAGCGATGAGCAGCGACCTGCATATCATGTGGCAGGTGCCGCAGTATGCGCTGATCGGCGTGTCGGAGGTGATGATGTACGTCGGGCAGCTCGAGTTCTTCAACGGCCAGATGCCCGACGGGCTCAAAAGCTTCGGGAGCGCGCTGTGCATGATGTCCATGTCGCTCGGCAACTACTTCAGTGACATCATCGTGAGCGCGGTGACCAGGCTCACCACGACGCGAGGGCGGTCCGGGTGGATCCCGGCTGACCTCAACGAGGGGCACCTCGACAAGTTCTACTTCCTGCTCGCCGTGCTGGCCGTCGCGGACTTCGCGGTGTACCTCGTATGCGCGAGCCGCTACGGGAGCGGCAAAGTGGACGGGAGGAGCAGCGACGACGAGGAGGAGGGAGCGGCCGGTCAGGTGACATCCCCGGCTTACGCATGA